From the Roseateles sp. XES5 genome, one window contains:
- a CDS encoding FAD-binding oxidoreductase, which yields MHTSRPLWADSPRIGLRTRKTPSRRDYDVIIVGAGISGALMAHALADGKCRVLVVDRRQPVHGSTLASTAMIQHEIDIPLHTLAGMIGREKASRAWRRSAAAVEHLTHLVTDLGIACGFERKKTLFLAGDAYGSRALRTETEARLAAGIRAETLTAATLADRFAIDRTGAILSDISASANPAQMAAGILRAAAARGVEIVTPLEITDLRPTAEGVVLATADGGILAAGHAIFCSGYEFLEAVADRNHAIVSTWALATPPATPLPGWLNDCIVWEGADPYLYLRRSRDGRLIAGGEDEASEDAYASPQKLKAKTRTIRRKVEALLGIALPEPDHVWAAPFGTTRTGLPLIGRVPGLDHVFAVMGFGGNGITFSQIAAEIVSAEIAGHGDADADLFAFASRTS from the coding sequence TTGCATACCTCCCGGCCCCTGTGGGCCGACTCGCCGCGCATTGGCCTGCGCACCCGAAAGACGCCCTCCCGCCGCGACTACGACGTCATCATCGTCGGCGCCGGCATTTCCGGCGCGCTGATGGCCCATGCGCTGGCCGATGGAAAGTGCCGCGTGCTCGTCGTCGACCGCCGGCAGCCCGTGCATGGCAGCACGCTCGCCAGCACGGCGATGATCCAGCACGAAATCGACATTCCCCTCCATACGCTCGCCGGCATGATCGGCCGGGAAAAGGCAAGCCGCGCCTGGCGGCGCTCGGCCGCGGCCGTCGAGCATTTGACGCATCTCGTCACCGATCTCGGCATCGCCTGCGGCTTCGAGCGCAAGAAGACGCTGTTCCTCGCCGGCGACGCCTATGGCAGCCGTGCCTTACGAACGGAGACCGAAGCCCGGCTCGCCGCCGGCATAAGGGCGGAGACGCTGACCGCCGCCACCCTCGCCGACCGTTTCGCCATCGACCGCACCGGGGCCATCCTCAGCGACATCTCCGCCTCGGCAAATCCCGCGCAGATGGCCGCCGGCATCCTGCGCGCGGCGGCGGCGCGCGGGGTTGAAATCGTCACGCCGCTCGAAATCACCGATCTGCGCCCGACGGCGGAGGGCGTCGTGCTCGCCACGGCGGACGGCGGGATTCTTGCCGCCGGCCACGCCATCTTCTGCTCGGGCTACGAGTTCCTTGAAGCCGTCGCCGACCGGAACCACGCCATCGTCTCGACCTGGGCGCTCGCCACGCCGCCCGCCACGCCCCTGCCCGGCTGGCTGAACGACTGCATCGTCTGGGAGGGCGCCGATCCCTATCTCTACCTTCGCCGCTCGCGCGACGGCCGGCTGATCGCCGGCGGCGAGGACGAGGCGAGCGAGGATGCCTATGCCTCGCCGCAGAAGCTGAAAGCCAAGACGCGCACGATCCGCCGCAAGGTGGAGGCCCTGCTCGGCATCGCCCTGCCCGAGCCCGATCATGTCTGGGCCGCGCCCTTCGGCACGACGCGCACCGGCCTGCCGCTGATCGGCCGCGTTCCCGGTCTCGACCATGTCTTCGCCGTCATGGGCTTCGGCGGCAACGGCATCACCTTCAGCCAGATCGCCGCCGAGATCGTTTCGGCCGAGATTGCCGGCCATGGCGATGCCGACGCCGACCTTTTCGCCTTCGCCAGCCGCACGTCTTGA
- a CDS encoding glycosyltransferase: MDMAQALALASGALVATNLASILVAGKRLKPAGAPPPDIRKKPPVSVVVPVRGIENFSAETLERAFRLTWPSYELLFCVAHGGDPIVAEIERTAAANPDIAARVLIGDDRVSANPKLNNCVKGWQAARHDWVILADSNVLMPPDYIQHLMAGWRRNSGVVCSTPLGSRPEGFWAEVECMFLNTQQARWQYAGEALGLGFAQGKSMLWYKPMLDANGGIQALNAEIAEDAASTKLVNRLGLQVHLVSSPFEQPLGRRTGQEIWSRQCRWSRLRRVTFPGFFTPEILLGVLPPLALALAAALFSGAALLPATLLVLAAIYLPEAALALAKGWRLSMLSLPAMIARDLLMPAIWLRAWLSGTIDWRGNTMTIGTSACELKEAPAGS; this comes from the coding sequence ATGGACATGGCTCAGGCCCTCGCCCTTGCCTCGGGCGCTCTTGTCGCGACCAACCTCGCCAGCATCCTCGTCGCCGGCAAGCGACTGAAACCGGCCGGCGCCCCGCCGCCGGATATCCGCAAGAAGCCGCCCGTCTCCGTCGTCGTGCCCGTCCGCGGCATCGAGAACTTTTCCGCCGAGACGCTGGAGCGCGCCTTCCGCCTTACCTGGCCAAGCTATGAACTGCTCTTCTGCGTCGCCCATGGCGGCGACCCGATCGTCGCGGAAATCGAGCGGACGGCAGCCGCCAACCCCGATATCGCGGCGCGCGTCCTCATCGGCGACGACCGCGTCAGCGCCAATCCGAAGCTCAACAATTGCGTCAAGGGCTGGCAGGCCGCCCGGCACGACTGGGTCATTCTCGCCGATTCCAACGTGCTGATGCCGCCCGACTATATCCAGCACCTGATGGCCGGCTGGCGGCGCAATTCGGGCGTCGTCTGCTCGACGCCGCTCGGCTCGCGCCCGGAAGGCTTCTGGGCGGAGGTGGAATGCATGTTCCTCAACACCCAGCAGGCGCGCTGGCAATATGCCGGCGAAGCGCTCGGCCTCGGTTTCGCGCAGGGCAAGAGCATGCTCTGGTACAAGCCGATGCTCGACGCCAATGGCGGCATCCAGGCGCTGAACGCGGAAATCGCCGAGGACGCCGCCTCCACCAAGCTGGTGAACCGTCTCGGCCTTCAGGTCCACCTCGTCTCCTCGCCTTTCGAGCAGCCGCTCGGCCGGCGAACGGGCCAAGAAATCTGGTCGCGCCAGTGCCGCTGGTCGCGCCTGCGCCGCGTCACCTTCCCCGGCTTCTTCACGCCGGAAATCCTGCTCGGCGTGCTGCCGCCGCTTGCCCTGGCGCTCGCCGCCGCCCTCTTTTCCGGAGCCGCGCTGCTGCCGGCAACTCTCCTCGTACTGGCCGCAATCTATCTTCCGGAAGCCGCGCTCGCGCTTGCCAAAGGCTGGCGCCTCTCGATGCTTTCACTGCCCGCCATGATCGCCCGCGACCTCCTCATGCCCGCCATCTGGCTGCGCGCCTGGCTCAGCGGCACCATCGACTGGCGCGGCAACACCATGACCATCGGCACCAGCGCCTGCGAACTGAAGGAAGCGCCGGCGGGGTCGTAG
- the kdsA gene encoding 3-deoxy-8-phosphooctulonate synthase, which produces MKANTTVVVGEGARKVTFSQAERFSLIAGPCQMESRDHAYMIAGTLVELCDRLGIGLVYKSSFDKANRTSLSGKRGIGLDKAMEIFADLKKDFGFPVLTDIHTEEQCDLVSGTVDILQIPAFLSRQTDLLVAAAKTGRTINIKKGQFLAPWDMKNVLAKFTESGNPNVLLCERGASFGYNTLVSDMRSLPIMASLGAPVVFDATHSVQQPGGQGGSSGGQREFVETLARAAIAVGVAGLFVETHEDPDHAPSDGPNMVHLKDMPRLLEKLLAFDAIAKA; this is translated from the coding sequence ATGAAAGCCAATACCACCGTCGTCGTCGGCGAAGGCGCAAGGAAAGTCACCTTCTCGCAGGCCGAGCGCTTCTCGCTGATCGCCGGCCCCTGCCAGATGGAAAGCCGCGACCATGCCTACATGATCGCCGGCACGCTGGTCGAACTTTGCGACAGGCTCGGCATCGGCCTCGTCTACAAGTCCTCCTTCGACAAGGCCAACCGCACCTCGCTTTCCGGCAAGCGCGGCATCGGCCTCGACAAGGCGATGGAAATCTTCGCCGACCTCAAGAAGGATTTCGGCTTCCCCGTGCTGACCGACATCCATACCGAGGAACAGTGCGACCTCGTTTCCGGCACGGTCGATATCCTGCAGATCCCGGCCTTCCTGTCGCGCCAGACGGACCTGCTCGTGGCCGCCGCCAAGACGGGCCGCACGATCAACATCAAGAAGGGCCAGTTCCTCGCGCCCTGGGACATGAAGAACGTGCTGGCGAAGTTCACCGAGAGCGGCAATCCGAACGTGCTGCTGTGCGAGCGCGGCGCCTCCTTCGGCTACAACACGCTGGTTTCCGACATGCGCTCGCTGCCGATCATGGCCTCGCTCGGCGCGCCCGTGGTCTTCGACGCGACCCATTCCGTGCAGCAGCCGGGCGGGCAGGGCGGCTCCTCCGGCGGCCAGCGCGAATTCGTCGAGACGCTGGCCCGCGCGGCGATTGCCGTCGGCGTTGCCGGCCTCTTCGTCGAAACGCATGAAGACCCCGACCATGCCCCTTCGGACGGGCCGAACATGGTCCATCTCAAGGACATGCCGCGGCTTCTCGAAAAGCTTCTTGCCTTCGACGCCATCGCCAAGGCGTAA
- a CDS encoding cysteine hydrolase family protein translates to MSKRAVIIVDLQNDYLPSGSFGLAGIDAATANAARVIDAARGKGDRIIHVHHIAKEADSPLFAPNTDGIHPIAAVTPSAGDTVIIKNYPNSFRETTLQQTLQDGGIEDVVVIGAMSDVCIDATARAAADLGYNLTVVHDACATRDKAFGDSVVPAAQVHATIMSALEFGYGTVTTTADFLS, encoded by the coding sequence ATGAGCAAACGCGCCGTCATCATCGTCGACCTGCAGAACGACTACCTTCCCTCCGGCAGCTTCGGCCTTGCCGGCATCGACGCCGCCACCGCCAATGCCGCCCGCGTGATCGACGCCGCCCGCGGCAAGGGCGACCGCATCATCCACGTCCATCACATCGCGAAGGAAGCCGATTCGCCGCTCTTTGCGCCCAACACGGACGGCATCCACCCCATCGCGGCCGTCACGCCCTCGGCCGGCGACACTGTCATCATCAAGAACTACCCGAACTCCTTCCGCGAAACGACGTTGCAGCAGACGCTGCAGGACGGCGGCATCGAGGACGTGGTCGTCATCGGTGCAATGAGCGACGTATGCATCGACGCGACCGCCCGCGCCGCCGCCGATCTCGGCTATAACCTCACCGTCGTGCACGATGCCTGCGCCACCCGCGACAAGGCTTTCGGTGATTCGGTCGTGCCGGCCGCCCAGGTTCACGCCACCATCATGTCGGCGCTGGAATTCGGCTATGGAACGGTCACGACGACCGCCGACTTCCTGTCGTAA
- a CDS encoding bifunctional serine/threonine-protein kinase/universal stress protein, translated as MKTRLKPGDVIDGFTIEGIAHNGGMARIWTVSRPDIECPILMKVPVLGEGDDPAAIVGFEMEQMILPRLSGPHVPRFIANGDFATLPYIVMERLPGASLYPLLERLPLPPEEVTVIGAKIAVALDSLHRQHVVHLDLKPSNVMFRDSGEAVLIDYGLARHVHLPDLMDEQFRLPYGTAPYMAPEQVLGTRSDFRSDLFALGVLLYFFATGERPFGDPQRLKGLKRRLWRDPLPPRARNVAIPPALQEIILRCLEVRPERRYQSAAQLALDLQDLSSVKLTARADKVKRDPLGMVLRRRFNPVPIETVKPQTAEAQLADAPIIAVAIDLGAHTPERAAAIHKTVARIIENTPNARIACLNVLKINRIAIDTSLDEEGRNKHVLRLVELRSWSTGLPVPGGGITFHVLEAVSPADAILDYVRQNHVDHIVMGARANSALRSMLGTVSGEVAAHAPCTVTVVRNRFGAGQTGSGEPSSMSGSA; from the coding sequence ATGAAGACACGGCTGAAACCCGGCGACGTCATCGACGGCTTCACCATCGAGGGCATCGCGCACAATGGCGGCATGGCGCGCATCTGGACGGTGAGCCGGCCGGACATCGAATGCCCGATTCTCATGAAGGTGCCGGTGCTCGGCGAGGGCGACGACCCCGCCGCCATCGTCGGCTTCGAGATGGAGCAGATGATCCTGCCGCGCCTTTCCGGCCCGCATGTGCCGCGCTTCATCGCCAACGGCGATTTCGCCACCCTGCCCTATATCGTCATGGAACGCCTGCCCGGCGCCTCGCTCTATCCGCTGCTGGAGCGCCTGCCGCTGCCGCCCGAGGAGGTGACGGTGATCGGCGCGAAGATCGCCGTTGCCCTCGATTCGCTGCACCGCCAGCATGTCGTGCATCTCGACCTGAAACCGTCCAACGTGATGTTCCGCGACAGCGGCGAGGCCGTGCTGATCGACTATGGCCTTGCCCGTCACGTGCACCTGCCGGACCTGATGGACGAGCAGTTCCGCCTGCCCTACGGCACGGCGCCCTATATGGCGCCGGAACAGGTGCTCGGCACGCGCAGCGACTTTCGCAGCGACCTCTTCGCGCTCGGCGTCCTGCTCTATTTCTTCGCGACCGGCGAACGGCCCTTCGGCGACCCGCAGCGGCTGAAGGGCCTCAAGCGGCGACTGTGGCGCGACCCGCTGCCGCCGCGCGCCCGCAACGTCGCCATTCCACCGGCGCTGCAGGAAATCATCCTGCGCTGCCTAGAGGTGCGGCCCGAGCGCCGCTACCAGAGCGCCGCCCAGCTGGCGCTGGATCTGCAGGACCTTTCCAGCGTCAAGCTGACCGCGCGGGCGGACAAGGTGAAGCGCGATCCGCTCGGCATGGTGCTGCGCCGCCGCTTCAACCCCGTGCCGATCGAAACCGTGAAGCCGCAGACCGCGGAGGCCCAGCTTGCCGATGCGCCGATCATCGCCGTCGCCATCGACCTCGGCGCCCATACGCCGGAACGGGCCGCCGCGATCCACAAGACCGTCGCCCGCATCATCGAGAACACGCCGAACGCGCGCATCGCCTGCCTCAACGTCTTGAAGATCAACCGCATCGCCATAGACACGTCGCTAGACGAGGAAGGCCGCAACAAGCATGTGCTGCGCCTGGTGGAGCTGCGCAGCTGGTCGACGGGCCTGCCCGTGCCCGGCGGCGGCATCACCTTTCACGTGCTGGAGGCCGTCTCGCCGGCCGACGCCATCCTCGACTATGTCCGCCAGAACCACGTGGACCATATCGTGATGGGCGCGCGCGCCAACTCGGCCTTGCGCTCCATGCTCGGCACGGTCTCCGGCGAGGTTGCCGCCCATGCACCCTGCACCGTCACCGTGGTGCGCAACCGTTTTGGCGCGGGCCAGACCGGGTCCGGCGAACCCTCGAGCATGTCAGGTTCAGCTTGA
- a CDS encoding VOC family protein, which yields MTVRSRTPRPIDHLVLPVSELGIARERLTALGFTVAKDARHPFGTENCCVFLADGSYLEPLGIANREECEEAARTGNAFIARDQAFRFRRGLEGFSAIAMATNDAGDDDRRYSTAGLSGGDMLEFSRDMLLPDGTAATGSFRLAFAADLRSPDFFFFASQRVRPLPSDRAALEAHENGVVALAEVVLSEQNPTDFQYLVQEAADEREVEALSFGMSVDTPRGRITVLNDAGLQGFYGIAPETTDRGLKGRAIVFRVSSLSACRQFLTGHGIGYREQDERLFVPPAPGQGVLFVFGE from the coding sequence ATGACCGTCCGTTCGAGAACGCCCCGCCCGATCGACCATCTGGTGCTGCCGGTGTCCGAGCTTGGAATTGCCCGCGAACGCCTCACCGCCCTCGGTTTCACGGTCGCCAAGGATGCGCGCCATCCCTTCGGTACGGAAAACTGTTGTGTCTTCCTTGCCGATGGCAGCTACCTGGAACCGCTCGGCATCGCCAATCGCGAGGAATGCGAAGAGGCGGCCCGCACGGGCAATGCCTTCATCGCGCGCGACCAGGCGTTCCGCTTCCGCCGCGGGCTCGAAGGATTTTCCGCCATCGCCATGGCGACGAACGATGCGGGGGACGACGACCGGCGCTATTCCACTGCCGGCCTTTCCGGCGGCGACATGCTGGAATTCTCGCGCGACATGCTGCTGCCGGACGGAACCGCGGCGACCGGCAGCTTCCGGCTCGCCTTCGCCGCCGACCTGCGCAGCCCCGATTTCTTCTTCTTCGCCTCGCAGCGCGTGCGTCCGCTGCCGTCCGACCGGGCGGCGCTGGAGGCACATGAAAACGGCGTCGTCGCGCTTGCCGAAGTCGTGCTGTCGGAGCAGAACCCGACCGACTTCCAGTATCTGGTGCAGGAAGCGGCCGACGAACGCGAGGTCGAGGCCCTGTCCTTCGGCATGTCCGTCGACACGCCCCGCGGCCGCATCACCGTGCTCAACGATGCCGGGCTTCAGGGCTTCTACGGCATCGCACCCGAAACCACCGATCGCGGCCTGAAGGGCCGGGCGATCGTTTTCAGGGTTTCCAGCCTCTCGGCATGCCGCCAGTTCCTCACCGGGCACGGCATCGGCTACCGCGAACAGGACGAGCGCCTGTTCGTGCCGCCCGCACCGGGGCAGGGCGTCCTCTTTGTCTTTGGAGAATGA
- a CDS encoding ETC complex I subunit, with product MTAKIYRPAKTAMQSGKAKTHLWVLEFDAEKPRTIDPIMGYTSSGDMYQQVKLTFETSEEAIAYATRNGIEYRLIEPKESTRKRVAYPDNFRFNRMQPWTH from the coding sequence ATGACCGCGAAGATCTATCGTCCCGCCAAGACCGCCATGCAGTCCGGCAAGGCCAAGACTCACCTCTGGGTTCTGGAGTTCGATGCCGAGAAGCCGCGGACGATCGATCCGATCATGGGCTATACGAGCTCGGGCGACATGTATCAGCAGGTGAAGCTGACCTTCGAGACCAGCGAAGAGGCGATTGCCTATGCGACCCGCAACGGCATCGAATACCGCCTGATCGAACCGAAGGAATCGACCCGCAAGCGCGTCGCCTATCCCGACAATTTCCGCTTCAACCGCATGCAGCCCTGGACCCACTGA
- a CDS encoding metallophosphoesterase: MLLAILSDIHANREAFEAVLAAAEAAGAARFVLLGDIVGYGADPEWCAERARQLAAAGAVVLRGNHDDAVGNASITMNATAMFAIEWTRRQLGRETRAFLAARPMKAREGDCLFVHADASAPSDWNYVRDTSDAGQHLAACEARVSFCGHVHKPALYCTAPGGRITHFCPVSATPVPLLPQRRWLAVMGAVGQPRDGNPAAAFALYDTESTDLRFLRVAYDVETAAGKIRTAGLPAALADRLFEGR, from the coding sequence ATGCTGCTTGCCATCCTCTCCGACATCCATGCCAACCGCGAGGCCTTCGAGGCCGTGCTGGCCGCCGCCGAGGCCGCCGGCGCGGCGCGCTTCGTCCTGCTCGGCGACATCGTCGGTTATGGCGCGGACCCGGAATGGTGCGCGGAGCGGGCCAGGCAGCTTGCCGCGGCCGGCGCCGTGGTGCTACGCGGCAACCATGACGATGCGGTCGGCAATGCCTCCATCACCATGAACGCGACGGCGATGTTCGCCATCGAATGGACGCGGCGGCAGCTCGGCCGCGAGACGCGCGCCTTTCTCGCCGCCCGCCCTATGAAGGCCCGCGAGGGCGACTGCCTCTTCGTGCATGCCGATGCCAGCGCGCCGTCCGACTGGAACTATGTGCGCGACACCAGCGATGCCGGCCAGCATCTCGCCGCGTGCGAGGCGCGTGTCAGCTTCTGCGGCCATGTCCACAAGCCCGCGCTCTACTGCACCGCACCCGGCGGCAGGATCACGCATTTCTGCCCCGTCTCGGCAACGCCGGTGCCGCTTCTGCCGCAGCGGCGCTGGCTTGCCGTCATGGGTGCGGTCGGCCAGCCGCGCGACGGCAACCCGGCCGCCGCCTTCGCGCTCTACGACACCGAAAGCACCGACTTACGTTTCCTGCGCGTCGCCTATGACGTGGAGACGGCAGCGGGGAAAATCCGGACGGCCGGCCTGCCGGCCGCCCTCGCCGACCGTCTTTTCGAGGGACGCTGA
- a CDS encoding GlxA family transcriptional regulator — protein sequence MAASAEIGLVIYPGVQMAAVLGMTDLFNAAMELAGRKGRAGPRLGVSHWRLEEGRPVRIEASETPCDAARPCVLVLPPALGDPIAREDAAPFAAWLRQCHAGGIQLASICAGAFLLGETGLLAGRTITTNWVIAETFEVRFPDVRVDTDRLLSDDGDIVTAGGVMAWVDLGLKLIDRFLGPTVMLEIARQFVIDPPGREQRYYSTFSPRLLHGDAAILKVQHFLQASEAKEIGLDVLAAQAGLEERTFLRRFRKATGLTTTDYCQRLRVAKAQELLQFTTRSVDLVAVDVGYNDPGAFRKVFARIVGLTPGDYRKRFRS from the coding sequence ATGGCTGCCTCGGCCGAAATCGGACTGGTGATTTATCCCGGCGTGCAGATGGCGGCGGTTCTCGGCATGACGGACCTCTTCAACGCCGCCATGGAGCTTGCCGGCCGGAAGGGCCGGGCAGGGCCGCGGCTCGGCGTCAGCCATTGGCGGCTGGAGGAGGGCAGGCCGGTGCGCATCGAGGCGAGCGAGACGCCCTGCGACGCGGCGCGGCCCTGCGTGCTCGTGCTGCCGCCGGCGCTTGGCGATCCCATCGCGCGGGAGGATGCGGCGCCCTTTGCGGCCTGGCTGCGGCAATGCCATGCGGGCGGCATCCAGCTCGCCTCGATCTGTGCGGGCGCTTTCCTGCTCGGCGAGACGGGCCTTCTGGCCGGGCGCACGATCACCACCAACTGGGTGATTGCCGAAACCTTCGAGGTGCGCTTTCCCGATGTGCGGGTGGATACGGACCGGTTGCTCAGCGACGACGGCGACATCGTCACGGCGGGCGGTGTCATGGCCTGGGTGGATCTCGGCCTCAAACTGATCGACCGTTTCCTCGGCCCGACGGTGATGTTGGAAATCGCCCGGCAGTTCGTCATCGATCCGCCGGGGCGCGAGCAGCGCTATTACAGCACCTTCTCGCCGCGCCTGTTGCATGGCGATGCGGCGATCCTCAAGGTGCAGCATTTCCTGCAGGCGAGCGAAGCGAAGGAGATCGGCCTCGATGTGCTGGCGGCCCAGGCGGGGCTGGAGGAACGCACCTTCCTGCGCCGCTTCCGCAAGGCGACGGGGCTGACGACGACGGATTATTGCCAGCGGCTGCGCGTGGCGAAGGCCCAGGAACTGCTGCAGTTCACCACCCGCTCGGTCGATCTGGTGGCGGTCGATGTCGGCTACAACGATCCCGGCGCCTTCCGCAAGGTCTTTGCCCGCATCGTCGGGCTGACGCCGGGGGACTACAGGAAGCGCTTCCGCTCGTAG
- a CDS encoding transglutaminase-like cysteine peptidase, whose protein sequence is MAKILTATGRQEVLTRIGYYARLLTPSAAMDGIDRETRTATIVKPDYAALGTPAKAATNTAVFGSLAIGFNRLPAVAKLNAIKVSNAATDPISCENSTCDLPRAAFARTVDNLRDAGFMEKIRSVNALVNSFVRYRRDADTSGRLDYWATPEETLARRSGDCEDYAILKMAALTRLGLPESSMSIVILRDESRNLFHAVLAVRTNQGFFILDNMRKETLRDRDLPQYMPLYSVSAGKGYLHGRKAKDGQMAMSRVAFDKVAPGEGPGAVFGDEQAAAIKATPVDESAVVAF, encoded by the coding sequence ATGGCCAAGATTCTGACAGCAACCGGCCGGCAGGAGGTCCTGACGAGGATCGGGTACTATGCCCGCCTGCTGACGCCTTCGGCTGCGATGGACGGAATCGATCGTGAAACCCGCACGGCCACCATCGTCAAACCGGACTACGCCGCGCTGGGAACCCCGGCAAAGGCTGCAACGAACACCGCCGTCTTCGGTTCGCTTGCCATCGGCTTCAATCGCCTGCCGGCCGTCGCGAAGCTGAATGCCATCAAGGTCAGCAACGCCGCCACCGACCCGATCTCCTGCGAAAACAGCACGTGCGATCTGCCTCGCGCCGCTTTCGCCCGCACCGTCGATAATCTGCGCGATGCCGGCTTCATGGAAAAGATCCGCTCGGTGAACGCCCTGGTCAACAGCTTCGTGCGCTACCGCCGTGACGCCGACACCAGCGGCCGTCTCGATTATTGGGCGACGCCGGAGGAAACGCTCGCCCGCCGCAGCGGCGACTGCGAGGACTATGCGATCCTGAAAATGGCGGCGCTGACGCGCCTCGGCCTGCCCGAATCCAGCATGTCCATCGTCATTCTGCGCGATGAGAGCCGTAACCTGTTCCACGCGGTCCTTGCGGTGCGCACCAATCAAGGCTTCTTCATTCTCGACAACATGCGCAAGGAAACCCTGCGCGACCGCGACCTGCCGCAATATATGCCGCTTTATTCGGTCAGCGCCGGCAAGGGGTATCTGCATGGCCGCAAGGCGAAGGATGGCCAGATGGCCATGAGCCGCGTCGCCTTCGACAAGGTCGCCCCCGGCGAAGGCCCCGGCGCCGTCTTCGGCGACGAGCAGGCTGCCGCCATCAAGGCAACGCCGGTCGACGAGAGCGCCGTGGTCGCCTTCTGA
- a CDS encoding DUF2569 family protein encodes MGSFSIWHWVAALAFLGTIAFLIGQVLRKKPTHPSELKGIGGWLAWLAIGQVLGLFQLVLSFALSLGDYGFLSTAYPLRVHIAAYAEIAMGAGYVILVIATTIALFRKKKYFPQLFLCQWITLPALAIVSTAIVTFALGIPSSEVITPKEITSTLVAFGVGGLWVRYTQVSNRVANTMVN; translated from the coding sequence ATGGGGTCTTTTTCAATTTGGCACTGGGTCGCTGCACTGGCTTTTCTCGGCACCATTGCCTTTCTAATCGGTCAAGTGCTGCGCAAGAAGCCGACGCATCCGTCGGAATTGAAAGGTATTGGCGGCTGGCTTGCGTGGCTCGCCATAGGTCAAGTGTTAGGGCTTTTTCAGCTGGTACTGAGCTTTGCCTTAAGCCTCGGGGATTACGGATTCCTGTCTACCGCTTACCCACTCAGAGTTCACATCGCAGCTTATGCGGAAATAGCAATGGGTGCCGGCTACGTTATCTTGGTAATTGCGACGACAATCGCTTTATTCAGGAAGAAAAAGTATTTCCCTCAACTCTTTTTATGCCAGTGGATTACGCTTCCCGCTCTTGCCATAGTGAGTACAGCCATAGTCACTTTTGCACTTGGTATCCCATCAAGCGAGGTCATAACGCCTAAAGAGATCACATCTACGCTTGTTGCCTTTGGCGTGGGAGGGCTATGGGTTCGGTATACTCAGGTATCCAATCGCGTCGCGAATACGATGGTCAACTAG
- a CDS encoding calcium-binding protein, with amino-acid sequence MGGTDNDVLLGGAGNDKLYGEFGKDDISGGAGDDQLWGGNEDDRLDGGSGNDYLWGGEHNDILIGGAGNDFLNGGAGNDRLEGGEGYDELTGEAGKDTFVIDPSALAGLSAVDLITDYKLVKNGDPNNNDEVDLSALLHGFSGNADAAVNLSYNAGTNQTSLSIPDVDHAVVLFSGNITAVRILYEDANGHTKSADIS; translated from the coding sequence TTGGGGGGGACTGACAACGACGTTCTCCTGGGCGGCGCTGGGAATGACAAGCTCTATGGAGAGTTCGGAAAGGATGACATCAGCGGCGGAGCGGGTGATGACCAGCTTTGGGGTGGCAATGAAGACGACCGCCTCGACGGCGGGTCAGGCAACGACTACCTCTGGGGCGGCGAGCATAACGACATTCTGATCGGCGGAGCCGGAAATGATTTCCTGAATGGCGGCGCCGGAAATGACAGGCTGGAAGGTGGAGAAGGTTACGACGAGCTGACCGGTGAGGCTGGCAAGGATACCTTTGTCATCGATCCTTCGGCTCTCGCAGGTTTGAGTGCTGTAGACCTTATTACGGACTACAAGCTGGTGAAGAACGGTGACCCGAACAACAACGATGAAGTTGATTTGTCGGCATTGCTTCACGGCTTCTCCGGGAATGCGGATGCGGCCGTCAATCTCTCCTACAACGCTGGGACCAATCAAACGAGCCTGAGCATTCCGGATGTGGACCACGCGGTTGTATTGTTCAGCGGAAACATCACGGCTGTGAGAATTCTGTATGAAGATGCAAACGGGCACACGAAGTCCGCAGACATCTCCTAG